One window of Deltaproteobacteria bacterium genomic DNA carries:
- a CDS encoding tetratricopeptide repeat protein: MYLSKTKIGVFFLAVLVLGWLLYPRELFLGFIYEGFTEFHRSEQFYQKYLQDHPKNKFATLRLASLYERMGEADKAALLLKGLRDHRRKDWEVTERYLDHLENSHEEEELYHARLEAVRDFEMVPGFPSGKVEDLLYGAYQYASWKQRDDESYSLLQQLVRLSRKPEFYLWNIQDLDRAFHQTDRVVQTLEDKLKRNPRDLPSRLELISVYQVVGESKKATELISEGLQHFPQNLSLLKVREELYRRGGEIQERIENLEVILGSQEMTREEKIDYRIILGELQEKRGEFRVADKIYDETILLLRQYLKEFPEVIERQRQLVELLLYHKKDTTALDLYSDFIRMDRQASYLVDVANLLEQSGQKRESVVWLKRHLPLFSGDFKIVRLLLDGYSDQKDYEEALEIGLSFVDDHPDDAEAHLEVALLYSRLGDGRSASHFFTRVENLGKGNARLLLKAGRELYFFGEYDRAEDFLKKVVTLLENSPEPWFWLFEISYVKGEDRKARQRARLVLQRVSSGNPDSRLIRMGLKVQAFLGFDEKVSRAYQMAIKKYPRDEDLHSDYLGLLIEDRRYEEARVEITEIRLASKKPPEWIKPHEIQLAYAVEDWGMVIPLLEKVRYEKPGEMFYRRDLAEAYVRSGSWEKGIREYEQVREETGNRLGAVDALRELHKEYDIHAGAAFQLVDYGADESLKWGVSSRFFLSRDWQLEGEGFAGRYRSPGLGFSSIVEEGRLSLSKYFRPDWKLTGGVGFGTSDLRTVVMPLAHLTYHPSHRFKTSIGYELRQLRTDVPQAVAAGALRDVGSFQYEIRPWERVLLTGDYHFGRNVLSDGSRAEEQRLEPGVSFILSQRPYLTIGYLFRFLDLTAHNDFDTQVPLIPRIEAHYLTGYLEHRIHPQFSVEGGFFAGEDFERTLHLFKGDLWGAQGGIEWNILSWIDLIASYSFGRETLTGLPGNSHQGRFVLSGHWF, translated from the coding sequence TTGTATCTCTCTAAGACAAAAATTGGGGTTTTCTTTCTGGCGGTTCTTGTTCTGGGATGGCTGCTCTACCCACGGGAGCTTTTCTTAGGCTTTATCTACGAAGGGTTTACCGAATTCCACCGTTCGGAGCAGTTTTATCAGAAATATTTACAGGATCACCCGAAGAACAAGTTTGCGACGCTCCGGCTTGCCTCACTCTATGAAAGAATGGGGGAGGCTGACAAGGCCGCTCTCCTTCTGAAAGGGTTGCGTGATCATCGGCGAAAAGACTGGGAGGTGACAGAACGGTATCTGGATCATCTCGAGAACAGCCATGAGGAGGAAGAGCTCTATCATGCGCGGTTGGAGGCGGTGCGCGATTTTGAGATGGTCCCCGGTTTCCCTTCAGGAAAAGTGGAGGATCTTCTCTATGGGGCGTATCAGTACGCCTCCTGGAAACAACGGGATGACGAGAGCTACTCCTTACTTCAACAATTGGTTCGTCTCTCCAGAAAGCCGGAATTTTATTTGTGGAACATTCAAGACTTGGATCGCGCTTTTCATCAGACGGACCGGGTTGTCCAGACGTTGGAGGACAAATTAAAACGGAATCCTCGTGATCTTCCCTCTCGCCTCGAACTGATCTCGGTCTATCAGGTTGTGGGTGAGTCTAAGAAGGCGACGGAACTCATTTCAGAAGGTCTTCAGCATTTTCCGCAGAACCTCTCTCTGCTCAAGGTTCGCGAAGAACTGTATCGGAGGGGGGGGGAGATCCAGGAACGGATAGAGAATCTGGAGGTGATTCTTGGATCACAAGAAATGACTCGGGAGGAGAAGATTGATTACCGGATCATTCTCGGAGAGCTTCAGGAAAAGAGAGGGGAGTTTCGGGTTGCCGATAAGATTTATGATGAGACGATCCTCCTCCTCCGCCAATACCTGAAAGAGTTTCCTGAGGTGATCGAACGTCAAAGGCAGCTTGTCGAACTGCTCCTCTACCATAAGAAGGATACAACCGCCCTTGATCTCTACAGTGACTTTATCAGGATGGATCGGCAGGCCTCTTATCTGGTCGATGTTGCAAACCTCCTCGAGCAGAGTGGGCAGAAGAGGGAGTCCGTTGTCTGGTTAAAGAGGCATCTTCCGCTTTTTTCCGGTGATTTTAAAATTGTACGGCTCCTTCTTGATGGTTACTCGGATCAAAAGGATTACGAGGAGGCGCTAGAGATAGGCCTTAGCTTTGTTGACGATCATCCTGACGATGCGGAGGCCCACCTGGAGGTGGCGCTCCTTTACTCCCGCCTGGGTGACGGGCGCTCTGCCTCCCATTTTTTTACACGTGTCGAAAATCTGGGGAAGGGGAACGCCCGTTTGTTGTTGAAAGCTGGTAGAGAACTCTATTTTTTTGGAGAATATGATCGGGCAGAAGATTTTTTAAAAAAGGTGGTGACGCTTTTGGAAAATAGCCCTGAACCCTGGTTCTGGTTGTTCGAAATCTCTTATGTGAAGGGGGAGGACCGAAAGGCGCGGCAGAGGGCGCGGCTTGTTTTACAACGGGTATCGTCTGGCAACCCCGATTCACGGTTGATTCGAATGGGTCTCAAGGTGCAGGCGTTCCTTGGATTCGACGAAAAGGTTTCACGTGCCTATCAAATGGCTATTAAAAAGTACCCTCGGGATGAGGATCTTCATTCCGACTACCTGGGTCTGCTGATCGAGGATCGGCGTTACGAGGAGGCTCGCGTTGAGATCACCGAGATTCGATTGGCCTCAAAAAAGCCTCCCGAGTGGATCAAGCCACATGAGATCCAGCTTGCCTATGCGGTGGAGGATTGGGGCATGGTGATTCCTCTATTGGAAAAGGTGCGCTATGAGAAACCGGGTGAGATGTTCTACCGGAGGGATCTTGCTGAGGCCTATGTTCGTTCCGGTTCCTGGGAGAAGGGGATCAGGGAGTATGAACAGGTACGGGAGGAGACAGGGAATCGTTTGGGGGCTGTTGATGCGTTGAGGGAACTGCACAAAGAATATGACATCCATGCCGGCGCCGCTTTTCAGCTTGTCGACTACGGAGCGGATGAATCACTCAAATGGGGAGTGAGTTCCCGTTTTTTTCTGTCACGCGACTGGCAATTGGAAGGGGAGGGGTTCGCCGGTCGGTATCGCTCTCCTGGACTCGGCTTTTCCAGCATTGTGGAGGAAGGGCGCCTCTCACTCTCAAAATATTTTCGTCCCGACTGGAAGCTGACTGGCGGGGTTGGCTTTGGAACAAGCGACCTCCGGACCGTGGTGATGCCCCTCGCCCATCTTACTTATCATCCATCCCATCGTTTCAAGACCTCAATCGGTTATGAGTTAAGACAACTGAGGACGGACGTCCCTCAGGCGGTCGCTGCTGGGGCCCTCAGGGATGTTGGGAGTTTTCAGTATGAAATCCGTCCGTGGGAGAGGGTCCTCTTGACAGGTGATTATCACTTTGGACGTAATGTCTTATCCGACGGGAGTCGTGCTGAGGAACAGCGTCTAGAGCCGGGCGTCTCCTTTATCCTCAGTCAACGTCCCTACCTGACAATCGGGTACCTTTTTCGGTTTCTTGATCTGACAGCGCACAATGATTTCGATACCCAGGTTCCGCTTATTCCCAGGATAGAGGCCCATTATCTGACTGGTTATTTAGAACATCGTATTCATCCCCAATTCTCTGTTGAAGGGGGATTCTTTGCCGGAGAGGACTTTGAACGTACATTGCATCTCTTCAAGGGTGATCTTTGGGGGGCTCAGGGGGGAATAGAATGGAATATACTTTCATGGATCGATTTGATAGCGAGTTATTCGTTTGGGCGTGAGACCCTGACAGGGTTACCCGGCAACAGCCATCAGGGGCGTTTTGTCCTGTCGGGGCACTGGTTTTAA
- a CDS encoding response regulator, which translates to MGKRILVIDDERDLTELLGTLLDFHGIKADTVNDPLKVETMLEQTAYDLVVTDLMMPGLDGFELIQRIHHKEPRRSLPIIVLSAKSLTQAERKVLIQNKVHFFMKPFEPQNLVDQISGLLKE; encoded by the coding sequence ATGGGAAAAAGAATCCTCGTGATCGATGATGAAAGGGATTTAACCGAGCTCCTGGGGACCCTTCTCGATTTTCATGGTATTAAGGCCGATACGGTTAATGATCCACTCAAAGTTGAGACGATGTTGGAGCAGACGGCCTACGATCTTGTTGTGACGGACCTCATGATGCCTGGTCTTGACGGCTTTGAGCTGATTCAGAGAATTCATCACAAGGAACCCCGCCGGTCTCTGCCGATTATCGTTCTTTCGGCAAAATCGCTGACCCAGGCAGAGAGAAAGGTTTTGATACAGAACAAGGTCCATTTTTTCATGAAACCGTTTGAACCGCAGAATTTGGTCGATCAGATCTCTGGCCTTCTGAAGGAATGA
- a CDS encoding CDC48 family AAA ATPase, with translation MGNGLKLKVAESIQRDVGKGIVRLSEESVKRLGLQKGDIVSVKGKRVTAAIPVPSYPQDEGLDIVRMDGLVRANAKVGIGEFVEVSKENWKEARKVTLAPARKDLRLAGSGEGLKPNLLYHPVVEGDLISTTIFQKGRQSFPQDLFSDDLFRGFFESPAFGLMEIRLIVTETVPKGIVRITESTEIELVSEFTESRGGRASEVTYEDLGGMKPILQRVREMIELPLKHPEIFDRLGIDPPKGVLLHGPPGTGKTLLAKAVANESDAHFNVINGPEIMGKFYGESEERLRQVFEQAEAKAPAIIFIDELDSIAPKRAEVTGETERRIVAQLLTLMDGLKARRNVIVIGATNRVDAIDEALRRPGRFDREIMIPIPDGTGRLEILQIHTRGMPLDKKISIEDLASKTYGFTGSDIAALCREAALATLRRFLPTVNLEEKTIPIEILEKLTVTPNDFFQALNEVKPSALREVMVEIPQVRWEDIGGLEEVKRALTEMVELPLKEEESFTRLGIRPPKGILLYGPPGTGKTMIAKAVAHESKANFLTAKGSDLLSKWYGESEKKISEFFQRARTVAPAILFFDELDSLAPARGGNFGDPQVTERVVNQILAEMDGLEELRGVAVIGASNRPDRIDPALLRPGRFDEIVYVAIPDVKAREQIFQSHTKKMQLDKDVDLKKLAEITDKYTGADIAAVCMKAGLYALRESLKTKQIAMEHFYRAVKDTIPSVTESMLREYEKIAKKVKQESVRIGF, from the coding sequence ATGGGAAATGGTTTAAAACTCAAGGTCGCTGAGTCAATTCAGAGAGATGTTGGAAAGGGGATAGTCCGCCTTTCTGAGGAGAGTGTGAAGAGGCTCGGTCTTCAGAAGGGGGATATTGTTTCTGTTAAAGGCAAGAGAGTTACAGCAGCAATACCGGTTCCTTCCTATCCCCAAGATGAGGGGCTTGATATTGTTCGAATGGACGGCTTGGTAAGGGCCAATGCCAAGGTTGGAATTGGCGAATTCGTCGAGGTTTCCAAGGAAAACTGGAAAGAGGCAAGGAAGGTTACTCTGGCTCCTGCGAGAAAAGATCTTCGATTGGCTGGTTCAGGAGAGGGGTTAAAACCGAATCTTTTGTACCACCCCGTTGTCGAAGGGGATTTAATTTCCACAACGATCTTTCAAAAGGGGAGACAATCTTTTCCTCAGGACCTTTTTTCAGACGATCTCTTTCGAGGCTTTTTCGAGTCACCGGCCTTTGGATTGATGGAGATCCGTCTCATTGTTACTGAAACAGTTCCCAAAGGGATTGTCAGGATCACCGAGTCGACCGAAATTGAATTAGTTTCCGAATTCACTGAGTCGAGGGGGGGAAGAGCTTCAGAAGTGACCTATGAAGATTTAGGTGGAATGAAGCCGATTCTTCAAAGGGTTCGTGAGATGATCGAGCTCCCTCTGAAACATCCTGAGATATTTGATCGGCTTGGAATTGATCCACCGAAAGGGGTCCTTCTTCATGGACCGCCTGGAACCGGAAAAACCCTCTTGGCAAAGGCCGTTGCCAATGAGTCGGATGCCCATTTCAACGTCATCAATGGTCCAGAGATTATGGGGAAGTTTTATGGGGAATCCGAGGAGAGGCTCCGTCAGGTCTTTGAGCAGGCGGAGGCAAAGGCGCCTGCTATTATTTTCATTGACGAACTGGATTCCATCGCTCCCAAGCGTGCTGAAGTGACAGGAGAAACGGAGCGACGGATTGTGGCCCAGCTTTTGACACTCATGGATGGGCTCAAGGCGCGGCGGAATGTCATTGTGATTGGAGCGACCAATCGTGTGGATGCGATTGATGAGGCGCTTCGCAGACCCGGGAGATTTGATCGTGAAATCATGATTCCAATTCCTGATGGCACTGGGCGTCTTGAAATCCTCCAGATCCACACGCGTGGAATGCCGCTCGACAAAAAAATTTCAATCGAAGATCTTGCGAGTAAAACATATGGATTCACCGGTTCCGATATCGCTGCGCTTTGCCGCGAAGCGGCCTTGGCAACGCTCCGCCGTTTTTTGCCGACTGTTAATTTAGAAGAGAAGACGATCCCGATCGAGATTCTTGAGAAGCTGACCGTAACACCCAACGACTTTTTTCAGGCCCTTAATGAGGTTAAACCATCAGCTCTTCGTGAGGTGATGGTTGAAATCCCGCAGGTTCGCTGGGAAGACATCGGGGGGCTTGAAGAGGTGAAGCGCGCCCTCACAGAAATGGTGGAATTGCCACTGAAGGAGGAGGAGTCTTTTACCCGCCTGGGTATTCGTCCTCCCAAGGGGATCTTGTTGTACGGACCTCCTGGAACCGGAAAGACGATGATTGCCAAGGCGGTTGCCCACGAGTCGAAGGCGAACTTCTTGACCGCTAAGGGGAGCGACCTGTTATCGAAGTGGTATGGGGAATCGGAGAAGAAAATCAGTGAATTTTTTCAGAGAGCCAGAACGGTTGCCCCGGCGATCCTTTTCTTTGATGAGCTCGATTCATTGGCACCAGCTCGCGGTGGCAATTTTGGTGATCCTCAGGTGACGGAGAGGGTAGTCAACCAGATTCTAGCTGAGATGGACGGTCTTGAGGAATTACGGGGAGTTGCGGTCATTGGGGCCTCCAACCGGCCTGATAGGATCGACCCAGCTCTTCTTCGACCAGGACGTTTTGACGAGATTGTTTATGTGGCGATCCCAGATGTAAAGGCTCGAGAACAGATCTTTCAGAGTCACACTAAAAAGATGCAACTGGATAAGGATGTTGACTTAAAAAAACTGGCGGAGATTACTGACAAATATACGGGGGCCGATATTGCAGCGGTCTGTATGAAGGCGGGGCTTTATGCCCTGAGGGAAAGCTTGAAGACAAAACAGATAGCGATGGAGCACTTTTACCGCGCTGTAAAAGACACGATTCCCTCCGTGACGGAGTCGATGCTAAGAGAGTACGAAAAAATAGCCAAGAAAGTGAAACAGGAATCTGTTAGAATCGGATTTTAG
- a CDS encoding acyl-CoA dehydrogenase family protein → MAVGEITKEEKKGAQEAMDVAEAAREEKWTHPSFVGELFMGRFRPELITPYPEQSPEDKKIGDEFLAKVEAFLRTSLDADEVDRTGELPKPVVDGLIKLGCFGMKIPKEYGGLGLSQVNYARVVHLVSSYCGSTAVWLSAHQSIGVPQPLKLCGTPEQKKKFFPRLTKEISAFALTEPDVGSDPAKMKTTAIPTEDGKFFILNGEKLWCTNGPVASLIGVMAKTPPKIIKGKEKTQITAFIVESNMPGVEMAHRCDFMGLRGIQNGLIRFKNVKVPRENMLWGEGLGLKLALMTLNAGRLTLPAACIAASKKCLEINKKWTNERVQWGAPIGKHEAVASKIGFTAATTFAMEAITWLTTHFVDRGGRDIRLEAAMCKLFCSESGWKIVDEALQIRGGRGYERADSLRGRGEEGIPMERMMRDFRINTLIEGSSEILRLFIAREALDPHMRVAGALLNPKSPFTAKLAALGKMTAFYSHWYPRQWLHYSLWPRFGEFGPLAKHLRFVSGGSHRLARTIFHCMSRYQASLERRQQILGRVVNIGTDLFAMAASCVKAQLMLQKNPVDRSPEELADLFCRIASRRIKDAFRDIGNNDDQKTWHVARDYLEGKINWLEEDILKGSVSRSSSATQPRLVQNV, encoded by the coding sequence ATGGCCGTCGGTGAAATCACAAAAGAGGAGAAGAAAGGTGCCCAGGAGGCGATGGATGTCGCCGAGGCCGCCCGAGAAGAAAAATGGACCCACCCCAGTTTTGTGGGAGAATTGTTTATGGGACGGTTTCGTCCTGAGTTGATCACACCCTACCCTGAACAATCCCCGGAAGACAAAAAGATCGGGGACGAATTCCTTGCTAAAGTAGAGGCCTTTCTTAGAACAAGTTTGGATGCCGACGAGGTTGATCGGACAGGGGAACTCCCTAAACCGGTTGTCGATGGCCTCATCAAGCTTGGCTGTTTCGGGATGAAGATTCCAAAAGAATATGGTGGACTCGGCCTCTCACAAGTCAACTATGCACGAGTCGTTCACCTCGTTTCAAGCTACTGTGGCTCAACCGCAGTCTGGCTTTCCGCACACCAATCAATCGGCGTCCCACAGCCACTCAAGTTGTGTGGAACACCGGAACAGAAAAAGAAGTTCTTTCCGCGTCTCACAAAGGAGATATCCGCCTTCGCCCTGACAGAACCGGACGTCGGCTCTGACCCCGCAAAAATGAAGACAACTGCAATACCGACAGAAGATGGTAAGTTTTTCATCTTAAACGGTGAAAAACTCTGGTGTACCAACGGCCCTGTGGCAAGTCTCATTGGCGTCATGGCTAAAACCCCCCCCAAGATCATCAAGGGGAAGGAAAAAACCCAGATCACCGCCTTCATTGTCGAGTCAAATATGCCAGGAGTAGAAATGGCACACCGGTGTGACTTTATGGGGCTTCGAGGAATCCAAAACGGTTTGATACGGTTCAAAAATGTAAAGGTCCCGCGTGAAAATATGCTCTGGGGTGAAGGACTCGGGCTCAAGCTGGCCCTCATGACACTCAATGCCGGCCGTCTGACACTCCCAGCCGCCTGCATAGCTGCCTCCAAAAAATGCCTGGAGATCAACAAAAAATGGACCAATGAGCGGGTTCAGTGGGGAGCCCCCATTGGAAAACATGAGGCCGTTGCCTCAAAAATCGGTTTTACGGCAGCGACTACCTTTGCCATGGAGGCAATCACCTGGTTGACGACTCATTTTGTCGACCGAGGGGGACGTGATATTCGATTAGAAGCGGCGATGTGTAAACTTTTCTGCTCCGAGTCCGGCTGGAAGATCGTCGATGAGGCGCTGCAGATCCGTGGGGGGCGTGGATATGAGAGGGCTGATTCGCTCCGCGGACGCGGTGAAGAGGGGATTCCCATGGAAAGAATGATGAGGGATTTCCGCATCAACACCTTGATCGAGGGATCCAGCGAGATCCTGAGGCTTTTCATTGCCCGTGAAGCTCTCGATCCTCATATGCGGGTCGCGGGCGCCTTGCTCAATCCAAAATCTCCGTTCACTGCCAAGTTGGCAGCACTAGGAAAAATGACAGCCTTCTATTCCCACTGGTACCCTCGTCAGTGGCTTCATTATTCGCTCTGGCCAAGGTTCGGCGAATTCGGTCCACTTGCTAAACATCTTCGATTTGTAAGTGGTGGTAGTCATCGCCTAGCTAGGACGATCTTTCACTGCATGTCTCGCTACCAGGCTAGCTTGGAGAGAAGACAACAGATTCTTGGGCGTGTCGTAAATATCGGCACCGATCTTTTTGCCATGGCAGCCAGTTGTGTCAAAGCCCAATTGATGCTCCAGAAGAATCCGGTCGACCGCTCTCCCGAGGAATTAGCCGATCTCTTTTGCCGAATCGCCAGTCGCCGGATCAAGGATGCATTCCGGGATATTGGGAACAATGACGATCAGAAAACCTGGCATGTCGCCCGCGACTATCTGGAAGGCAAGATAAACTGGCTCGAAGAAGATATTCTAAAGGGGTCTGTCTCGCGTTCCTCATCGGCCACACAGCCGAGACTGGTCCAGAACGTCTAG
- a CDS encoding HEAT repeat domain-containing protein: MARILLLFLVSGLLEIPFFAAFFGGKNSLLEGQPLWVWTGHFLAALLLFVVGSPQGRTLCFFTALLPGWGWLGSLLLFSLSFKRGSPDFKRSEEGQEAFWWEVPETSVQPRFRETSRSEQVQKELDLMSLADILIGADNDLKRGAVEKLAQIRTPEAIQTLLQYRSDPSLEVRFYVTSALTRIKKDFDEELVSAKKGMKQDLQKVSARVFLAKIYLQYVRSGLLDEGMRSAYEREALYHLRFAIETPWADREAYWMLTHLHQERGEGEEALAVLKKLEEVKKVPQFDLVRKSAEIHYEQGNYHGLLADLRWIREKGINDKQWVALSQWWGV, from the coding sequence ATGGCAAGAATTCTTCTTCTTTTTTTAGTCAGTGGTCTGTTGGAGATTCCCTTTTTTGCTGCTTTTTTTGGGGGGAAGAATTCTCTCCTGGAGGGTCAGCCTCTTTGGGTTTGGACGGGGCATTTTTTGGCCGCTCTCCTCCTCTTTGTTGTTGGATCTCCTCAGGGGAGAACCCTCTGCTTTTTCACTGCCCTTTTGCCTGGATGGGGTTGGCTCGGCTCCCTGCTGCTTTTTTCTCTTTCCTTCAAACGGGGATCGCCCGATTTTAAGAGGAGCGAAGAGGGACAGGAGGCTTTCTGGTGGGAGGTGCCTGAGACAAGTGTTCAACCGCGCTTTCGTGAAACCTCGCGGTCGGAACAGGTTCAGAAGGAGCTGGACCTCATGTCGCTCGCTGATATCCTGATCGGTGCCGACAATGATCTCAAGAGGGGCGCTGTTGAAAAGTTGGCACAAATCAGGACTCCGGAGGCAATCCAGACCCTGCTTCAGTATCGAAGCGATCCTTCGCTCGAGGTCCGGTTCTACGTCACCTCCGCTCTCACCCGTATCAAAAAAGATTTCGATGAAGAACTCGTCTCGGCCAAGAAAGGGATGAAACAGGACCTCCAGAAAGTTTCTGCCAGGGTTTTTTTGGCAAAAATCTATCTTCAGTATGTTCGTTCCGGCCTGCTGGATGAGGGTATGCGTTCTGCCTATGAGAGAGAGGCGCTCTATCACCTGCGTTTTGCCATTGAAACCCCTTGGGCCGACCGGGAGGCTTACTGGATGCTGACTCACCTTCACCAGGAGCGTGGTGAAGGTGAAGAGGCGCTTGCCGTTTTGAAAAAATTGGAAGAGGTGAAGAAGGTTCCCCAATTTGATCTTGTCAGGAAGAGTGCTGAGATTCATTACGAGCAGGGGAACTATCATGGTCTGTTGGCCGATCTTCGCTGGATTCGTGAGAAGGGGATTAATGATAAGCAATGGGTTGCCTTAAGTCAGTGGTGGGGAGTCTAG
- a CDS encoding endo alpha-1,4 polygalactosaminidase, translating into MGQVKGLFFSPTSIFLLGLLLCFSYLVYWQITPRLLRWIVFYGDDFSGVNWRTIDLAIVDPSHFTPSEISSSRTKFFAYLSIGEAEEYRDYWPLVRDQPFLIEKNPEWPGSHRVDIRSADWQNLLLTQLIPSFVRQGYHGLFLDTVDTASYLESLNPEKFSGSREALVQWIRTVHRQFPDLLLIPNNGLEFLEQYGDVIYGVGVEDLYTRHDFHENKNYPTPPEIRDGKERLLDQFRGRYHKAIFNILYEDSRDSPLAREAIRRSRKKGYLWYLTTVDLNKIGVLN; encoded by the coding sequence GTGGGTCAAGTAAAAGGGCTCTTCTTTTCACCGACTTCCATTTTTCTTCTAGGGCTGCTTCTCTGTTTTTCTTATCTTGTTTACTGGCAGATCACTCCCCGTCTTTTACGCTGGATTGTATTCTATGGTGATGATTTTTCAGGGGTCAACTGGCGGACAATCGACCTGGCGATCGTTGACCCATCCCATTTTACTCCCAGTGAAATTTCGTCCTCGCGGACGAAATTTTTTGCCTATCTTAGTATTGGTGAGGCGGAAGAGTATCGGGATTACTGGCCGCTTGTTCGTGACCAACCTTTTTTAATTGAAAAAAACCCTGAATGGCCTGGTTCCCACCGAGTCGACATTCGTTCAGCTGATTGGCAAAATCTCCTATTGACCCAGTTAATTCCTTCTTTTGTTCGACAGGGGTATCATGGGCTTTTTCTGGATACCGTTGACACCGCTTCTTATCTGGAATCGTTGAATCCAGAAAAATTTTCCGGTTCTCGGGAAGCGCTTGTCCAATGGATTCGAACGGTTCATCGGCAGTTTCCGGACCTCCTCCTGATTCCTAACAATGGCCTTGAGTTTCTGGAGCAATATGGCGATGTTATTTATGGTGTGGGGGTCGAGGATCTTTATACACGGCATGATTTTCACGAAAACAAGAATTATCCGACGCCCCCCGAGATAAGGGATGGTAAGGAAAGATTGCTTGATCAGTTTAGGGGGCGATATCACAAAGCGATATTCAATATTTTGTATGAGGATTCCAGGGATAGCCCTCTGGCTCGAGAGGCGATCCGTCGATCTCGGAAGAAAGGGTATCTGTGGTATCTTACAACGGTCGATCTGAACAAAATAGGTGTTCTCAACTGA
- a CDS encoding response regulator, with the protein MVSQKRILVVDDEFFLVEMLKDRLEFTGYVVDSAENGADALKLLQEKPFDLVIMDVMMPVMDGIQATRIIKGHEKLKKIPVLFLTARARPEDEIEGRKAGADDYLAKPFDMDDLISLVKKWVK; encoded by the coding sequence ATGGTGTCGCAAAAAAGAATTCTTGTAGTTGATGACGAGTTTTTTCTGGTGGAGATGCTCAAGGATCGGCTTGAGTTCACCGGGTATGTTGTGGACTCAGCCGAAAATGGAGCGGATGCCCTGAAGCTCCTCCAGGAGAAGCCGTTTGATCTTGTTATCATGGATGTGATGATGCCGGTGATGGATGGGATTCAGGCGACCAGAATCATCAAGGGACACGAGAAACTTAAAAAAATACCCGTTCTCTTCCTCACGGCTCGCGCGAGGCCAGAAGACGAAATAGAAGGGCGCAAGGCGGGTGCGGATGATTATCTTGCGAAACCATTTGACATGGACGACCTGATCAGCCTGGTGAAGAAGTGGGTCAAGTAA